A genomic region of Drosophila kikkawai strain 14028-0561.14 chromosome X, DkikHiC1v2, whole genome shotgun sequence contains the following coding sequences:
- the SNRPG gene encoding probable small nuclear ribonucleoprotein G — protein sequence MSKAHPPELKKYMDKRMMLKLNGGRAVTGILRGFDPFMNVVLDDTVEECKDNTKNNIGMVVIRGNSIVMVEALDRV from the exons ATGTCGAAAGCCCATCCCCCAGAGCTCAAGAA GTACATGGACAAGCGGATGATGCTGAAGCTGAATGGAGGACGCGCAGTGACCGGCATTTTGCGTGGATTCGATCCCTTCATGAACGTGGTGCTGGACGATACGGTGGAGGAGTGCAAGGACAATACCAAGAACAACATCGGAATGGTG GTAATTCGCGGCAACAGCATCGTCATGGTCGAGGCTCTGGACAGGGTGTAG
- the RpS19a gene encoding small ribosomal subunit protein eS19A: protein MPGVTVKDIDQHAVTKAVAVFLKKTGKLKVPDQMDIVKTAKFKELAPYDPDWFYVRCASILRHLYHRSPAGVGSITKIYGGRKRNGVHPSHFCRAADGAARKALQALEHARLVEKHPDGGRKLSSIGQRDLDRIANQIVAKQRDAAKQTGPLVISK, encoded by the exons ATGCCAGGCGTCACAGTGAAGGATATTGACCAGCACGCGGTTACCAAGGCGGTGGCCGTCTTCCTCAAGAA GACTGGCAAGTTGAAGGTGCCCGACCAGATGGACATCGTTAAGACTGCCAAATTCAAGGAGCTGGCCCCCTACGATCCCGACTGGTTCTACGTGCGCTGCGCCTCGATCCTGCGCCACCTGTACCATCGCAGTCCCGCTGGCGTTGGCTCGATCACCAAGATCTACGGCGGACGCAAGCGCAACGGTGTCCACCCATCGCACTTCTGCCGCGCCGCCGACGGTGCTGCCCGCAAGGCACTGCAGGCTTTGGAGCACGCCCGCCTGGTCGAGAAGCACCCGGACGGTGGACGCAAACTGAGCTCCATCGGCCAGCGCGATTTGGACCGCATTGCCAACCAGATTGTGGCCAAGCAGCGCGACGCCGCCAAGCAGACTGGCCCCCTTGTTATTTCCAAGTAA